Part of the Methylorubrum populi genome is shown below.
AGTGCTTCTACGGCGAGGCCCGCCGGGTGCTGGGCAGCATCAGCTACAAGTGGTGAACTGCCGCAGGGCCCGTCCGCGGGCCCTGCGCCACCTTGGAGGCGGCGGGCGGCCGGGCTATTTCGGGGCTCTCTAAGCGGATCGTGAGAATCCGCGTCTCGAGGAACGTCCACGCGCCATGATCGCCCGCTCTCTCATCGCCGCCCTGCTGATCGGCGGCCTCGCCTGTCCTGCATCCGCGCAGGAAACCGCCTCTCCGCCCGCACAGGCCGCTCCGCAGGAGCCCGCAAAGGAAGCCGCGCCGCCGCGGCCGATCCGCAACGCGCCGAGCCCGCGGGCGCTGGAATTCGCCGCCTACATCTTCTCGGCGGTCAATGTCTGCGGCTACCGGCTCAACACCGCGGAGTTCGAGGCGCTGCTCGCCAAGCAGAACACACGGCCCGAGGATGTCAGCCCGCGCGGGCCCTTCGGCAACCGGGTGATGGGCATCTTCACGCTGATGTCCAACCAGATGAACCTCAACCGCGAGCAGGCCTGCCTCGCGGTGGCCGGCGAGTACGGGCCCGAGGGGAACGTGGTGAAGAACGTCCTGCTGCCGCCGGGCTCCGACGACACGCCCGCCGCGCCCGCGGGCAAGCCGGCACAGCCTTAGCGGTCCTCGATCGCGGCAGGACAGGTCGCGATGGGCGGGGCGCCGCGCGGGAGGAGGTCCGGATCATCCGGCCGGGCACCTCGGCCCGCCCCGTCGCCGGCCTGACAGCGCCGGATCGGCCCACCGCGAAGTCGGCGGCTCCCCGTTCGCGCGAAATGCTGTAGAGGGACGGGCGAGACCCGCATCCGACCCTTCCGCTGGCCCTGGCCCCATGTCCGCAACCGACCCCGCGCCCCGATCCTCCCTGCGCCCCCAGCCGCGTCCCGGCGTCCTCGACATCGAGGCCTACGTGCCCGGCAAGAGCGCCGCGCCGGGCGTGGCGAAGATCCACAAGCTCTCGTCGAACGAGACGCCGCTCGGCCCGAGCCCGCGGGCGATCGAGGCCGTGCGCGCGGAGGCCGCGACGCTCGCCCTCTACCCCGACGGCAGCGCGACCCGTCTGCGCGCGGCGATCGGCGCCCGCTACGGGCTCGACCCCGCCCGCATCGTCTGCGGCGCGGGCTCGGACGAGCTGCTGACCCTGCTGGCGCTGGCCTTCGTCGGCCCAGGGGATGAGGGCATCTTCTGCGAGCACGGCTTCCTCGTCTACCGCATCGCGATCCTGACGGCGGGCGGCACGCCGGTGGTGGCTCCGGAGACGAACCTCACGGCGGATGTCGACGCGATTCTCGCCGCCGTCACGCCGCGCACCCGGATCGTCTACCTCGCCAACCCCAACAACCCGACCGGCACCTACCTGCCGTTCGAGGAGGTCCGCCGCCTGCATGCCGGCCTGCCCGGCAACGTGCTGCTCGTGCTCGACGGGGCCTATGCCGAGTACGTGCGCGCCAACGACTACACCGCTGGACTCGAACTGGCGCTCGACGCACCCAACGTCGTCATGACGCGCACCTTCTCGAAGATCCACGGGCTGGCGGCGCAGCGCATCGGCTGGATGGTGGGATCCGAGGCCGTGGTCGATGCGGTCAACCGCATCCGCGGGCCGTTCAACGTCTCGGCCGGCGCCATCGCGGCGGGGGCGGCGGCGATCGCCGACGAGGGCCATGTCGCGGCGGCGGTCGCCCATAACGACGAATGGCTCGCCTGGCTTACCCGCGCGGTCGAGGCGCTGGGCCTCGCCGTGACGCCGAGCGTCGGCAACTTCCTGCTCGTCCACTTCTCGGACGAGCCCGGCCGCACGGCGGCGGAGGCCGATGCGCATCTGACGCGCGCCGGCGTGATCGTGCGCCGAGTGTCGTCCTACGGCCTGCCCAACGCCTTGCGGGTGACCGTCGGCAGCGCGGAGGCCAACCGTGCCTTCGTGGATGCGCTGACCGACTTCCTCGGGGTGCCGCGGTCGTGACGCAGGGCGTGGATCGCCTCGCCATCGTCGGCCTGGGCCTGATCGGCTCCTCGATCGCCCGCGGCGCCCGCACCTACGGCCTCGCCCGCGAGATCGTGGCGATCGACCGCGACGCGGGCGTGATCGAGCGGGTCAGGGCTCTGGGCCTGGCCGAGACGGCGAGCACCGAGGTGTCGGCCGTTGCCGGGGCCGACCTCGTCGTCCTCTGCGTGCCGGTGGGCGCGATCGGCGACGTGGCGGCGCGGATCGCGCCGCACCTGAAGCCTGGCGCCGTCGTTTCCGACGTGGGCTCGGTGAAGGCCGCCGTGGTGACGGCCGTCGCCCCGCATCTGTCCGCAGCGAATCCGTTCGTGCCGGCGCATCCGGTGGCCGGCACCGAGTATTCGGGTCCGGATTCGGGCTTCGCCACCCTGTTCTCGAACCGCTGGT
Proteins encoded:
- the hisC gene encoding histidinol-phosphate transaminase — encoded protein: MSATDPAPRSSLRPQPRPGVLDIEAYVPGKSAAPGVAKIHKLSSNETPLGPSPRAIEAVRAEAATLALYPDGSATRLRAAIGARYGLDPARIVCGAGSDELLTLLALAFVGPGDEGIFCEHGFLVYRIAILTAGGTPVVAPETNLTADVDAILAAVTPRTRIVYLANPNNPTGTYLPFEEVRRLHAGLPGNVLLVLDGAYAEYVRANDYTAGLELALDAPNVVMTRTFSKIHGLAAQRIGWMVGSEAVVDAVNRIRGPFNVSAGAIAAGAAAIADEGHVAAAVAHNDEWLAWLTRAVEALGLAVTPSVGNFLLVHFSDEPGRTAAEADAHLTRAGVIVRRVSSYGLPNALRVTVGSAEANRAFVDALTDFLGVPRS